GTGGTCGATACGACCGGCGATGGCGATGTCGGTGCTTTGGCGGCATGTGAGTGGGAGTTCGGCCGCGATGCGGATTGCCCGTGCCAGCCGATGTCGCTCATGGGAATCATTACGGCCAGTCCGGAAGCCCTGCAGCAGTTCGATCGGCTCAAAGGAGGTCAGACGAAAGACGAGTTTCGCGCATTCATCCAGAAAGCGGGACTCGACCCGTCGTACGCCAAGCCTACCCTCTGGTACATGGGAGGCAGTGTCGCCGCGGTGATGATGAACCACGAGTACGGCGTGCGTCCCTTCGATGCCGTGGCCGTTACCGACGCCACCATCCGTGCGCGTCGCGAGTTGTACGATATTTGCCAGGGACTACGCGGGCTCGGTGGAGCCTGGAGGGACTGTCGCCTGGTGACAACGGCCGAGCAAATCGGCGTACGTGACGGCCGGCGTATCAAGGGGCGGTACTTTGTCACGGTGGATGATGTTCGCGAAGGTGCCCGGCATGAAGACGCGATCTGCCGTAGCGAGTTCAGTGTCGATATCCATGCAGCGACACGTGAGGAAAACAAGAAGGCCGCCTACAGCGGTCAAGGCATCAAAGCCAAGCCGTTTGATATTCCGCTGCGTGCACTAATCGCCGCCGATGTCGACGGTCTGATGATGGCCGGCCGCTGCATCAGTGGCGACTTCTTCGCGCATGCCAGTTACCGTGTAACCGGCAATGCGGTAGCGATGGGTGAAGCGGCTGGGGTGACCTCGGCACTCGCAGCAAAAGAAGGTTGCTTGCCGCAGGATGTTGCCTGGAAGCCGATTTCCGAAAAGCTGGCAGAACTTCGTAAGCCGGTCGCTTAATCGCGAGTCACGATCTCTAGCAGTTCGACCGCGGGTTCGCCGTTGCAATAGATCAGAGCCGTTCGTCCGTAAACCGTTTCGTTCGGCTCGAGTCCCATCAACTCGCGAAGTTCGCTCGCCGGCTGAATGTGCCACAAGCAAGTCAGTTGGACTTCTCGCAAGACGTTGTGCTCGATCAGGACACGTCCGAGCGGGATGCGTTCGCTCTTGATTTCGTTGGCCGGCTCTTCGGCCAAGAAGTCGCAGTTCAAGCGGACGATTCCGTACTGCACGACCTTGCCGTCACTTTGCCGCGTGAGCAGGATCTTTCGCGAGTAGTACTGGCCGTCGGTTCGCTTCTCGAGAACCGTCACATCCACGTGACAGCCGTGAAAGTTCTCGACGGTCACGGTCATGTGCTCGTCGTGGGCGAGCAGTTGATGAAACGGAGCAGGCGTCTGCTGGGCAGAGACTTCCTCGAACTGGCCTAGTTCCTCGGGCTTGTCGTAAAAGAGCGCAATCAGCTCGCTAAGCTCAGGCATCGTATGGCGAGACGGTTTCACGTCGGTTCCTTTTGCTTAAAAGGGAAACGAAACTTGAGTTGGCCAACGAGGAAATTCAGGTGGGGCTATGAGGTGGGCGCGGCCAAGGGGAATTCGAGTGTAGTGGTAGGGATGACGATTGTCGGTTTGTGATCTTCCGTCGTTTCCAAAATCGAATCGACTAGATAATACAACAATCGTCGGAAGGGTTCAGGGTCGATTTCATCGGCGATTTCTTCCGCTTTTGCCCGATATTTTTCCACGAGCTGCTGTGCGGCCTCGAAAACGCCTCCTTCGAGGTAAAGGCTTCGCACCCGCTGAATCTTTGCCGCGGCGGTCAAATCAGGATCGTTCGCAATTTGAATGAGTTCGTTTTTGCGATCCTCTTTCAGGTTTTGCAGAGCCAAAGCCCACAGTACCGTTGGACGACCGCCGATGATATCGTTGCCGGCGGAAAGCTTGTTGTCCGAGTCGCCGAGCCAGTCCTTCAGGTCGTTCAAGATCTGGAAGGCGACCCCGACATGCCGGGCAAACTTTCGCATCTCGTCGCGATAATCCTCCCGCGTTTTGGCCAAGGCAATCCCACAGTGCAGGGCAGCCTCGAACGCTGGAGAAGTTTTCAACGCATATATTTTCAACGCATCGATCGGAGTCAACTCTTTGCTGGCCGAGTCGCGCCACATCAGTTCGGCCCCTTGGCCTTCCGACAGTCGCATGTGGGCTTCCGCCAATTGATCGAGGATCTTGGCGACCACTTCTGGCCCGAGCGTTTTGACTTCGCGGCTTACCAGGCGGTAGCCAAGCCCGATCATGTAGTCGCCCAGGTTGATGCCGGTCGAAATGCCGAACTGACGATGGACGGTCGGCTCGCCATAGCGGAACTCGTCATCGTCTTCGATGTCGTCGTGGACGAGCGAAGCTTTGTGGAATGTTTCAATTGCCAAAGCGCTGCGTTTGATGGCATCGCTGTAACCCGCGACGTGGGCGGCACCCTCGGGAAGTGTCCCTTGGCCGCCGGTTAGCGAGTCGTAGACAGCAAGCGTTGTGAACGGTCGCGAGTACTTGCCACCGCGACCAATGAAGTCGATCGCCAAGCGTTCGGTCGCGGCAATCGGGTCAATATTCGGGAGATCGCGAAGCTCGGCGTTGGTGGTTGCTTCGGTCTGACGCTGTGGTGCGATCAAGCGGGTCAGCTCTTGGCGATCGAACATCTCCTGAGCCGCACGCATCAGGTGGACGTATGTCGCCGTCTTCTGTTGCGGTTCGCGGTGGGGGAGGTGGATCATATCGAAGACCCACTGTTCGTCGACCGAGGTATTGCGGCAGTCGCTCGAATGCAGCGGAACGGCCATGCAAGGAATACCGGCGAGCAGGATCTTATCGAA
Above is a window of Blastopirellula marina DNA encoding:
- a CDS encoding FAD-dependent oxidoreductase yields the protein MSNSLSRRQLLAASVSGALLPAALQGADSTSNSPHQLTEPQRTIPVAGTTDVLVCGGGPAGIATAISAARTGATVRVLEAHGCLGGVWTSGMLSYVMDAEKPGLNAELPRRLEQMDAVRHSGPKNYVYDVESMKVLLEELFDENNIKVQYHTRIVAVEKDAANRVRGVITESKSGRQAWRANTVVDTTGDGDVGALAACEWEFGRDADCPCQPMSLMGIITASPEALQQFDRLKGGQTKDEFRAFIQKAGLDPSYAKPTLWYMGGSVAAVMMNHEYGVRPFDAVAVTDATIRARRELYDICQGLRGLGGAWRDCRLVTTAEQIGVRDGRRIKGRYFVTVDDVREGARHEDAICRSEFSVDIHAATREENKKAAYSGQGIKAKPFDIPLRALIAADVDGLMMAGRCISGDFFAHASYRVTGNAVAMGEAAGVTSALAAKEGCLPQDVAWKPISEKLAELRKPVA
- a CDS encoding polyprenyl synthetase family protein — its product is MPSPSQPESNGGATKRVSRRRKTAHLKQVPDRLALREEIRDRCYQICEKLDKSRPLSKDEMEKITRALLEEMNLPESYVGWTLVMMTSAFWRDQVSAIPPERRLFLLPHCLKHAEGCPADYDQFGLDCKTCGACSIADYRTQAEELGYRVLVAEGSPIVMKILVSGYVDAVVGVACLNVLEKAFDKILLAGIPCMAVPLHSSDCRNTSVDEQWVFDMIHLPHREPQQKTATYVHLMRAAQEMFDRQELTRLIAPQRQTEATTNAELRDLPNIDPIAATERLAIDFIGRGGKYSRPFTTLAVYDSLTGGQGTLPEGAAHVAGYSDAIKRSALAIETFHKASLVHDDIEDDDEFRYGEPTVHRQFGISTGINLGDYMIGLGYRLVSREVKTLGPEVVAKILDQLAEAHMRLSEGQGAELMWRDSASKELTPIDALKIYALKTSPAFEAALHCGIALAKTREDYRDEMRKFARHVGVAFQILNDLKDWLGDSDNKLSAGNDIIGGRPTVLWALALQNLKEDRKNELIQIANDPDLTAAAKIQRVRSLYLEGGVFEAAQQLVEKYRAKAEEIADEIDPEPFRRLLYYLVDSILETTEDHKPTIVIPTTTLEFPLAAPTS